The DNA region CCCGAGGCCGCGGGCATCGCCAACCCCTTCGCCAACGCCGCCTTCGAGCGCGTCGCCGGCGAGGCCTCGCGCCTGGCGCGCTACAACGGCGCTCCGCCGTCACCTCGCGGGGGATCCAgacggccgcccgcgcgcccgcTGCTGCCCGGCGAGCGGGCCAAGCACGCCGCCTGCGAGGGCAGCGAGGCCGGCGCCGAGTACACCCGCTCCAAGTAAAGCGGCTCCCTGGAACGCAGGGTCTGCTCCCCTCGGCCCCACGGCTCTTTTCAGAGCCACCCACCCTCTCCTAGCAGAGCTGTAAACCTTAAGAGCCCGTTTTCCACTTTATCTTATAAGATGGGACTTCCTTGCTAGGGATGTTCTTGTAGAAGTAGCTGGGATTGCTCTCTAACCTGTAAATGCTGCTTCATGCTGCATGTAAGCAGCATCTTGCACTTATAACTCGTCTTAAATTATTCCTTACCTACTACAGCAACACAAGAAAGTAGTTTTATTAGTGCTAAGGGAGTAGAAGCTTCTTTTAGGTGTCACGTTTTGTGCATCTTGCACGTTGTGCTTGTTCGTGTCTGCACTTAGTGCCCTGCTCGAACCGCTCTTGGGAGCTGCCTGCGGGAAGATGCATTTAGCAAACAGAAATAACTTCCTTTTCTGCAGGATGTGCGTTTCCAGGCAATGCTCTCCCTGCCTTTTAAGGGTGCTTAATAACCTGctttttggggatgatgatgctGTTCCTGGCCAGGGTGCTTGTCCTGATCGTCCCACTACAGGTTTCGGCGTTGCCTTGTGCGAGGGGGGGCTCCcggagaggaaggagcaagaggTGGGCAATTCCTTTTGGAAGAAATGGGATTTCTGTGCTCATTGGAGGAATATTCaactatttttaaaggttttgctTGGCAGAGAGCAGCCTGCCAGCGCCTGACGTGCTGACTTGTTGCCTTCAGGGTATTTCCTTGGTGCAGCTTGGCAGGATTTGGGCTCGGATTCCCTCTTCCGAGGGGATAGTTCAGGTCCCAGGGCAACGCTTTGGCCCATGTTAGCAGCTTGGGCCAGCCTGAAACTTCCTTAAATCCCGGGGGATTTATTGGTGCTTTTCCCGCAGCATGAGCGTTAACCACAACCAGCAACTGCCGAACGTCGTGGCGTTAAATGCCGCTCATGGggaaacagaaatgttatttctgGGCTCTACTGTGGTTTTGGAGATGTTTTTTTTGGCCAGCCATCCGCTGTTTAGGGAAAAGCGGGACTGGAACTAAGGTACCAGTGTGGTTTTGGGGAACGCAAGGATCGGCGCAGTTTCCCTTTGCTGATTTGCGTGTCCTGGGACTGAGGAATGGGGAAACACTTTGCGAACGGACTCACCGGTGCCTCCTCCACCTTCAGGGACCCCCGTTTTTGGGGATCTCACCGGTGAAGGGAGGTTCTCAGCTGCGTTAGACCGAACAGTTGTGTGCAGCGCAGCaaagcaggaggcacaggggCTGGCAAGTCTCCAGACTTCTGCATAAACCATTGCAACCATAATTTGTAAGGATTTAAGTCAAAACGCGTTTCCAGGTTGGAACGCTGCTGCGAGCCTAGCACCAAGCACCTTGCTCTGCAAGCCCCAAACCGCTTCCAGCTCTTTTTCTGAAACAGTGGGTGGCTCTTAAAAGAGCCTTTGgattcaaaagcaaaaagaaaagcttagGGCCCGCTGATTAAACTGGCCGGTCTTCGCAGAAATGTTACTTGCCCTTGGCTTTGTGGCTCTCGGTCTTCttgggcagcagcacagcctggatGTTGGGCAGGACGCCGCCCTGCGCGATGGTGACGCCCCCGAGCAGCTTGTTGAGCTCCTCGTCGTTGCGGACGGCCAGCTGGAGGTGGCGCGGGATGATGCGCGTCTTCTTGTTGTCGCGGGCCGCGTTGCCCGCCAGCTCCAGGATCTCGGCCGTCAGGTACTCCATGACGGCGGCCAAGTAGACGGGGGCGCCGGCGCCCACCCGCTCCGCGTAGTTGCCCTTGCGCAGCAGCCGGTGCACGCGGCCCACGGGGAACTGCAGCCCGGCCCGCGACGAGCGCGACTTGGCCTTGGCGCGCGCTTTGCCGCCCTGCTTCCCGCGGCCGGACATGATGCCGCCACTACCGCCGAccgccgccgcggctcgcccTTTTATAGCCCGCGGGGGATTGAAACCGCGCGTTCTGATtggccgccgccccgctcggccgccgAACCAATAGAACGGCGCCCTCAGCCCGGCTGTCTTTCCTCCTGCCCAATAGCGGCGCGCGGATTGGAGCCGTCTCGCTTGCGATGCTCGGCGCGTAGCCGAGCTGCCCGCGCCGGAGGTTATAaagggagggcggcgcggcgcggcgcggcggtgcAGACAGCGGCGCCCGCCAGCTCCCCCCGCCGGCTTCGGGCAGGGAAATGCAGCTTATACGGCGAGCTTTCGCCGTTTGAGATTAAAAGCCTCGTGCACGAGCTCGCTGTGAGATTAAGCGCCAGCTACCGGCTTACCTTCCCGCTTGAGGAGAGTTTTaagtgtttaatttatttttttttctctttttctttttttttcttttctttttttctcttttctttttttctcttttctttttttctcttttcttttttttctcttttcttttttttctcttttcttttttttctcttttcttttttttctcttttcttttttttctcttttcttttttttctcttttcttttttttctcttttcttttttttctcttttcttttttttctcttttctttttttttttctcttctcttttttttctctcttctcttttcttttggttttaaacCCTTGTGGCGCACAGCTGTACCCGCCCCGCCGCACCAAGCGGCAGCTCAGCCCCCGGCCCGCAAGGCTGCCTCGCCTCGGAACGGCGGCGCTGCACGCTGATTGGCCGCCCGCCGAGCTGGAGGCGTTCCCATTGGTCCGGAGGCGAGAGCGGCCAGGCCGCCAaggcgggagccgggggggggggggcggttctcccTCAGGTCCGCCCCGCTCCTATATAAGGGAGCTCCGCCCACCGCCGCCCCGCAGTTAGGGCTGGGGGAACATGTAGCGTGTGCCCGGGCTTGGGTTTTGATTTGCTTCATAACCGTTTGTTTTCCCCGGGGTTGTGCTGCAACGTGGTAAAAACACGGCGTTTTATCGCTCGAGTTTGGCTCAGAGCCTTATAGGGCACCTgcgcgccttcctcctcctcctccggtcGAGCATAACCTGCCCCAAagccccgcagcgccgccccccTTCCCCAAACTCCTCGCCTCGCTGCTAAACACCCTCCCCGTCCTCAGCAGCCCCGTAGCGGCCTTAGCTCGCGCCCAtagggcggcagcgggcggcggccggcaggAGCCCGGATAGCTCAGTCGGCagagcatcagacttttaatctgagggtCCAGGGTTCAAGTCCCTGTTCGGGCGCTTCcgctttttatttcttcagcgCGGGCACTGGGTTCCTTCAGCCCTTCCCTGTCCCCGTCCGGCCCCGGCTGCTTCACCCCCGGGCTCCGCAGCCCccggggagggttttttttccccccccaatcGGTGCCGCCGCCGAGCCGTGTGGGGCCCGGCTGGGGCTGCCAGCGCGGCCCGGTCCCATGGTGTAATGGTTAGCACTCTGGACTCTGAATCCAGCGATCCGAGTTCAAATCTCGGTGGGACCTTGcggtttccttttatttttttccccctgctttctcggggggaaatgattttttttttttttttctccgctcTTTTTGCAGCTCGTTACCGCGGGAAGTGCGAGCCGGTTCTGCCGCGGTGCTTCAGCGGTGCCCGGCTTTCCGTCGAAGCGACGTTTTTGCCTGTTTAGTTTTTCGTGtttgaacaaaaaaacccaaccaaacaaccaaaaacaacaacaacaaaaaaaaacaacaaaaaaaaccctaaaaaagaaTTCGTCGGGGAGTGAAGCTGGGAGAACGACGAAACTCGCTGCTGCAACTGTCCTGGGagctctgctccttcccagcGTGGCCGCGTTGCAGCGGTTTGGGTTGGGGCCGGTTCCCGCCGCGGGACTTGGCGGATTTGCAGAGGGCAAGAAACGCTGAGAGCCGGGAGCCAGGCCCGACACCCCCTGGGTGCCACCCCGTTGGGTGATGCTCCACCACCCGCCTTGTGCATGCCACCAGGTCAGGGACCGCAAGCGCCACCCCAGGGTGACATCACATCCTGACCCGAAAGAGAAAATAACCAGGTGGAGGGACCACTTCTTCCACCCTCGCCTCtcccgccgggggcggggggcacccgGGCACAGCCGCCGCGGGGTCCAGgctctcccagtccctcccagtgctgcTGCCCCCAACCCCGTGCCAGGGGACCAGTGGAGGTGACCAGTGAGTGGCCTCGGGGAGTGACAGGGGGGATGCTGGGGACGCCCTGCCCCAGGGGTTTGGTGGCCCACGGAGGGACAGGACCTGGTGGCAGCAGCCCTCAATGAGCCTCGAGTCCCTGGCGGGCTGGTGGCGCTGAGCGGGGTGCAGGGAGGTGAGtacggggctggggacagggctggggacaccgGGACGGGAGTAGGGTCACGGGGAAGGGGGGGTCGGGGAGGGTGCAGGAACACAGATGAGTCTGAGACACGGGTACAAGTATGGGGACAGGGAccgggacagggacggggacagcgGGAAGCGAGGACGGGGATGTGGGGACGTATGGGCGGGGGGACGACTTAGGGGGACGGAGGGACGCGAGCGTGGGGATGGGGAACGTAGGGACGTAGAAACTTGGGGACAGAGGCAGGGATGGGACAAGGGACGCAGGGACGTAAATACAAAGGTGGGGACGGGGGACGCAGAGCCAgtcggggggggggaacgggctGAGGGTGCGGTGGTGCCACGAGCGCGGGGCCAGGACAAGGGGTGCAGCGATAACGCGGGGCCGAGCCCCAGCTCGCCGCCGTCTCCCCGCCCCAGACCTCCGACCCTCCCCGTCGCTGCACCCCAGCGAGGcggtggccctgggggggggacaccgtCGCCCTGCGGTACCGCGTGCCCCGGCCGCTGGGACCGGGACGAGGTGGAGGGATACGGTCGAGTTCTCGCGGAAGGCGCCGGCGCGGAGAGATGCCGGTACGAGATCTTGGAAACGTCTCGGACCTCGGAGACGAGTGATCGACCCCGTGGAGTTGGGTGAGGACCTGGCTGAGCCCGTGTGGGTTACGGGGGTgccaggggttggggggggtcccgatGGGGCAGCGGGTGCTTGGAGCCCTCTTGGGAGCTGCAGTGGGTCCCTATGGGTCTAGGTGTTCCCCACAGAGAACGGGCTGTCCCTGGGGTCCGTGTGGGGCAGGGCTTTTTCTGGGGTGTTCTGCAGCCAGGAGGTCCCCATGGGATGGGGGTTGTCCCTACGGTGTCCCCATGGGGCTGCTGTCTGTCTGTGACACTCTTTGGAGCCTGCTGGTGACCCACTGTTGGGGACCATGTGTGGTGGCCCCCTAGTGTGACCCCATGGGGGAGCGCTTGTGATGTCCCCCCTCAACCATGACCCCCTGTTGGGACCTGCGTGGAGCGCCCTACGCGTGTGTCACCCCCGTCAGGTGCCGCGCGTGTCGCCGCAGGCGTGAAGCCGCCCTTGGGGACGGCGTGCGGCTCCCCGCGCGTGTGCCAGCCCTTCGGCGACGGCGTCTGCCGCTCCGTGTTGGACGCCCCTTGGGGGAGGTGGGCCACCACCCTCTGGCGTGCCAGCCCATCGGGGACTGCCAGTGCCTCCCTGGAGTGATGTCACGTCATCCTGGCCTCAAGGGGAACCGAAACCATCTCTGTGGCCACTTCCCTTCCTGCTCTTTCACCTCCCATCTGGCTTGGGGGGACACCCAGGCCCAACCGTGGTGGGacccagtcccccccccccagtgccgcTACCCCCAACGCCACGTAAGGAcctggctcctcctgccccacggccccgatGGTGGTGGTCCTCCTCCTGCTGGGCCTCGGTGAGTGATGGGGTGGGGGAAtggtggggacagggacacccttCCTTTTGTGGGGGTGACAAGGATGCCCTGCCCTTCGAGGGGATGGTGGGGaccaccaccagccccaggggTTTGGTGGCCCCCGGCAGCAGCCACCAACGAGCCCCATGTCCCTTGCAGGCTGGTGGCTGGCGGCGCCAAGTGGGGTGCAGGGAGGTGAGTACCAGGCTGGGGACATCATCGGGCTGGGGACAGCAGACCAGGAGTATGgtcttggcgggggggggggtggacggGGAGGGTGGAGGGCAGGGGGATGTGAGTACGAGTGTTGGGACAGGGGCAGAGTTGGGTGGGGGACATTGGGGCCGCCAGGACAGGGACCCGGGGATGGGGACAAGCCGGTGGGATGCAGGGACACGGCTGGGAGcgctgggccgggggctgcagcggggacgCAGGGTCGGGGGCCGCAGGGCTGCGAGTCGCAGGGTGGGGACAGGGGACGCCGGGAGATGGCTGTGGGGACCGGGAAGGGGAAGAGGGTTAGGGGATGAAGGGGTTCAAAGACGTCCTTAAaaacacggggatggggacgggccCCAGCTCACCGCTGTCACCCTGCCCCAGACCTCCGACCCTCCCTGTCGCTGCACCCCAGCGAGGGGGCGGCCCTGGGGGACAACGTCACTCTGCGGTGCCACGTGCCCCAGCCGGCTGCCAGGGTCCTGATCTACAAGGAGGGAGATGGGACCTACCAATGGTACCGGGAGAAGGTGGAGGATACGGCTGAGTTCTCCATGAAGGTGTCGGCACGGGGCTATGCCGGGAGATATTGGTGCCTGTACGAGACCCTGGAACCGTCCAGGACCTTGGAGATCAGTGACCCCGTGGAGCTGGTGGAGCTGGGTGAGGGCCTGCTGGGGCACCCTGCATGCggaggggggtccctggggggcgcccgtgtggggctgggagtgCTCGGGGGTTCCTCCATGGGTGTTGGGTGGTGCTGGGGTGTCCCCTGTGGTGTAGGGGGAGCCGGGGGTTAGAGGATACCcctggggtggccgtggggctggtggTGCTCAGGGTCGTCGCATGGGTTAGAGGGTAGCCGGGGGGTCACCATGGAGCAGAGGGTGCCTGAGGTCCCCCTGTGACCTGAGGGGGGACAAGGGGCTTCCCCGGGGTCTGGGGATTCCCCtaagggcagggggtccccatgggGTCCCTGTGGGTCTGGGAGTGTCCCTGGGGTCTTTGTCGGCCAGAGGGGTTCCTCAGGACATCCCTGCGGTCTCCTCACGGGGCTGTGTCCCACTCTCTGTCCTTTCCTTGAGTAGCTAGCTGGTATCGCCCACCCACAGTAGCCCTGAGGCCCGGGGGACGCTTGAGGACAGGCACCAACGTCACCATCGAGTGCCAGTCGCTGAATGGGGCCACCTTCATCCTGCACAAGGCCGGGCGCTCGGCCCCCATCCAGCGCCAGGCCCCCGACAGGAGAGGCACGGCCACCTTCGTCCTCCCTCGGGTGACCCCGTCTGACGCCGGCACCTACGGGTGCTCCTACCGTCTCCGTGAGCACCCCTTCATCTCCTCGCACCCCAGGGCCGAGGTGACGCTGGAGGTGGAACACGGGGGGCCCAGCACGACCTCCCCTCTGCCGCCATCTCCAGGTAGGACTGAGCCCTGCCAGGGTGTTGTGAGGGGTATTTTGCCATGGGATTGTGGTAGGATGGGGACCGTGGGGTGGACGTGGTcgaggggcaggtgggggggtgaTGTCAGGGGCTTTGGGTCATTGGGAGATAACTGGAGGTCAACTGGAGGTCAACTGGAGCCCCAAGAGGGTGGTGAGTACAGGGACGGGGGATGAGGGCATGGGATCATGGCTGGGGGCACCAGAAGGTGAGTATGGTCAtggggggatggggagggggcatGAGGACAGATGGCTCTGGGACACGAtgcaagtgtggggagagggacCAGGATGCGGTGGGAGCCAGGGGGACATGAGGACAGGAGTGTGGGATGGAGCTGGcgggcacagggacatggggacaaggacaaGGTGGGAGCACAGGGACGTATGGGTGAGAGGATGGGGCTGAGGGCATGGGGATGAGTTAGGGGGACGGAGGGGTGCgagtgtgagcatggggaagggggatgcagggatgcagaaggacagggacagggatggggcggAGGAGTGTGGGGACATGAGTAAAAGGGTGGTGACAGGGATGGGATGCAGGGACATGGATGCAAGCGTGGGGACAGGGAGGACGATTAGAGGATGGGGGTGCAGGGATGTCACGAGCATAGGGACGGGGATAGGGTGAGGGGACAGGGACAAGATGATGGCCTTCAGAGATGCCATTAAGAACCGCTGTCACCCTGCCCCAGACCTCCGACCCTCCCTGTCGCTGCACCCCAGCGAGGGGGCGGCCCTGGGGGACAACGTCACTCTGCGGTGCCACGTGCCCCAGCCGGCTGCCAGGGTCCTGATCTACAAGGAGGGAGATGGGACCTACCAATGGTACCGGGAGAAGGTGGAGGATACGGCTGAGTTCTCCATGAAGGTGTCGGCACGGGGCTATGCCGGGAGATATTGGTGCCAGTACGAGACCCTGGAACCGTCCAGGACCTTGGAGATCAGTGACCCCGTGGAGCTGGTGGAGCTGGGTGAGGGCCTGCTGGGGCACCCTGCATGCggaggggggtccctggggggcgcccgtgtggggctgggagtgCTCGGGGGTTCCTCCATGGGTGTTGGGTGGTGCTGGGGTGTCCCCTGTGGTGTAGGGGGAGCCGGGGGTTAGAGGATACCcctggggtggccgtggggctggt from Struthio camelus isolate bStrCam1 chromosome 34, bStrCam1.hap1, whole genome shotgun sequence includes:
- the LOC104153738 gene encoding histone H2A type 2-C is translated as MSGRGKQGGKARAKAKSRSSRAGLQFPVGRVHRLLRKGNYAERVGAGAPVYLAAVMEYLTAEILELAGNAARDNKKTRIIPRHLQLAVRNDEELNKLLGGVTIAQGGVLPNIQAVLLPKKTESHKAKGK